The Theropithecus gelada isolate Dixy chromosome X, Tgel_1.0, whole genome shotgun sequence genome includes a window with the following:
- the LOC112615039 gene encoding X antigen family member 3, which produces MIWRGRSTYRPRPRRSVPPPELIGPMLEPSDAEPQQAEPLTESQDPTPGQEREEDQGAAEIQVPDLEADLQEQSQSKTGDECGDGPDDQGKILPNSEEFKMPEGGDKQPQV; this is translated from the exons ATGATTTGGCGAGGAAGATCAACATATAGGCCTAGACCAAGGAGAAGTGTACCACCTCCTGAGCTGATTGGGCCTATGCTG GAGCCCAGTGATGCGGAGCCTCAGCAAGCGGAACCACTAACTGAAAGTCAGGATCCTACACCTGgtcaggagagagaagaagatcAGGGTGCAGCTGAGATTCAAG tgCCTGACCTAGAAGCTGATCTCCAGGAGCAATCTCAGTCAAAGACTGGGGATGAATGCGGAGATGGTCCTGATGACCAGGGGAAGATTCTGCCAAATTCAGAGGAATTTAAAATGCCAGAAGGAG GTGACAAGCAACCACAGGTTTAA